Within the Streptomyces sp. R41 genome, the region TCCGACTGAAGGATGCGCAGCGCCTGGCGCACGGCGCCGCGCTCGACGCCGAACTCGTCCGCCAGCTTGGCCTGCGTGGGCATGCGCTGGCCGGCCCGCAGCTGACCGGACCTGATCCGGCTGCGCAGCTCGTCGGCCACCTCACGGTGTGACCTCGGTGGCCGTGGTGACCTGTTCCGCCCATTGACGGCGGCGTGTTCCGGTTCCACGACCAAACACTACAACTTCCCGCCATCTTTGGGCAGTTACCTGATAGGTGGTTATGAGTCGACCCAACGCGGAGATAAGTACCTTTGAGTTGGTCACCAACTTGAGCAACATGGTCAAGCTTCCCGAGGGTTGGCCGCCAGAGTCGCACCTGCCAGCCAGGTGGACCAGGTGGACGGTCCTCAGCGGGGGTCCGCCTCCCCGTCCCGAAGGAGGGACCGTCATGCCGCTCATCGCCCTCGCCGTCGCCGCCCTCGCCATCGGATTCGAACAGCTCATCCAGTGGAAGTACGGGCCGATGGGCATCATCGCGTTCGTCGCGCTGTCCATCGGCCTCAAGGCCAAGAACTCCGTGATCAGCGGCATCGGAGCTGTGATTCTCGTGATGCTGCTCGCCCAGTCCGGCTGACCGGGCGCCACCGTCCGGCAGTCCGGCTGACCGGGCTCCCTTCCGGAGGGGAGCCGGGAGCTCGGTCAGTCCGCACCACCGCACAGCACAGCCACAACTGAACGCACAGCCACAACTGAATGCGCAGCCACAACTGAATAGCTACGGATAACGGACCAGAAGTCATCACCCGCACGGAAGGAGTACCGGCCGGCCGAGATCAGAAGATGTCCGGGCACCAAGGTCGCCTGGACGTGCGGAGCAGGGCGTCGGCAACGGAGGCGGCGCCCTCTCGTTCTTCCCGGATCCGGCCCAGCGCGACGAGCCGCACCGCCGACTCGTCGCCGAGCCACAGCGCCGCCAGCTCGCCCACATCCAGGGTGAGTTCGGCGGCCAGTGTCGTTGATGCGCAAGATGCTCCGTCCGGACCCGCGTCCAGCCGGTAGCGCCCGGCGGACAGCCCGTCCCGGTCGGTGACCTCCAGCACCAGGGTCCCGGTCCCCGCGTACGTACGCGCCTCCAGAGCCCGTACGACATCCAGGATCCGCACCCACAGCCAGTCCGCCTGCGTGGTGACGTGAGCGGCGCGCGGATCGGGCAGGACGTGCGGCAGCAGGTCGTCCGGGGCCCGCCAGCCGGTCTTGACCCTGGTGATCCAGTCGATCGAGCAGAGGTACTGCCACAGAGCGCGTTCGGCCTCCGGCGTCACCGCGATCAGCCAGTTCACGTCGGCCGTGTTCAGGGGCTGCTTGGCGTCGCCCCACTTGTCGTCCGACTCGTACGACACCAGGCCCTCTATCTCGCCGGCCGGTGAGCGGTACACGGCGTAGAACGGCTCTGTCCACGGCGCGCTGTCCAGGCGCAGCACGCCGGTGTTGATCTGCCACCAGCGGTCGGTGCGGCTGACCGCGCCGGGCTGGATGCGCCTGAACCGTTCGTGCAGTTCGGGGCCGATCTTGCGGACGTCTTCGGCGTCCACGAGGTCGATACGACCGCCGTCGGGCGGTCCCGACCAGCGGGGGTCCAGTCCCGCGCGCGGTACGTCGATGGTCCACTCGGTGGTGCTGGTGGCGGGGCCGAAGCCGTACCGCCCGTAGATCGGGTACTCGGCGGCGATCAGTGTCGCCACGACGTCGCCCCGCTCCTTCGCCGCCGCGAGGTCCCTCGCCATCATGCGGCTGAGGACGCCGCGGCGGCGGTGGGTGGCGGTGACGGCGACGTTCGAGATCGCGTTCGCGGGGACGGGGGTGCCGCCCACCGTGGTCAGCTCTTGCGGGAACGATCGGAAGGTCGCGACACAGCGGGCGCCGTCGAATGCGCCGAGCGTGCGCTCCGGCACGATGTACGACCATCGGTCCGCGAGCTCTCGCTCCGACACTTCCGGCGACCGCAGGAAGCCCGCGTTCAGCGCGCGGATCCACTCCCGGGTTTCCGGCTCGGTGATCGGGCGTACGTCGATGGGGTCACGGGGGGCCATGACGCCACGCTAGGTGTACGACGGTGGGGGTGTCGTGGGGTTTTTCGCCCCCTCCGCCCCTACCCGTCCCGTCCCTGGGGGCTGCGCCCCCAGACCCCCGCTAAAAGATTGCGCAGTTCCCCGCGCCCCTAAAAAGGGGCGCGGGGAACTGCGCGACAAGCCCCCCAACCACCCGCAGCCGAAAGGCTGGTCGGGACGGGCAGGGGCGGAGGGGGCGAAAAATCCGCACGCCAGCCCCACACCCCCGTACTCAGAACGCCGCCCGAACCTCCCCCACCTCTCGCCCTCCACCCAGCAGCGGCGCCCGCCCGATCCGCGACACCACCGGGGCATCCATGCCCAGCAGGCCCAGCCCACGGGCGAGGACAGGCCCCAGCGCCCGGCCCCCGCCGTCGTCGATCTTGAAGGCCAGGGCCCGGCCGTCCGGGAGGGCGATCGCCTGGACGGCCTCCGCGCCCATCTTGGAGAGGGCACCCGGGATTTCGCGCATGAGCCAGGTGTCGGGGCGGCGCGTGCCCGCGACGTACTCGGGGTGGGCGCGCATGGCGTCGGCCACGCGTCGTTCGGCGGAGCCGGGGGCGGCGAGGACGAAGGAGCGGAAGGCACGGGCGAGGCCGGTGAGGGTGATGGCCATGAGGGGCGCCCCGCAGCCGTCGGTGCCGACCGCGGCGACGCGCTCCCCGGCCGCCTCCTCGACCACGGAGTGGATCAGCTGCTGGAGGGGGTGTCCGGGGTCGAGGTACGACTCCGTCGGCCAGCCCCGCAGCGCGCACACCGCGAGCATCGCCGCGTGCTTGCCGGAGCAGTTCATGGTGACCCGGTCACGGACGGCGCCCGCGGCGAGATACGTCTCGGCCTCGGCCGGGTCCAGCGGCAGATCCGGCGGGCACTGCAGCTGCCCGGCCGACAGCCCGTGCTCGTCCAGCATCTTGTGGACCAGATCGCGGTGGAAGATCTCCCCGGAGTGGCTCGCGGCGGCGAGGGCGAGGCGCTCTCCGGCCAGGTCGAGCCCGGCGCGCAGCACACCCGCCGCCTGCATGGGCTTGTTCGACGAGCGCGGGAAGACCGGCGCCGTCACCTCGCCGAGCGCCAGCTCGACCGACCCGTCCGCGGCCAGCAGCACCAGGCTGCCGCGATGGCGTCCCTCGACGAAGCCGGAACGTACGACTTCGGCGAGGACAGGCGATATGGCGGGCACGGACATCAGGGGTGGCCTTCCGAGGTGGGGACCCACCCCGGAAGGGCCCCGGGATCGCCGGGGCCGCCGCGTCACATGAGCAGGTCGTCTACTTGTGCTTCGCCTTCACGGTACCTGCGGGCGATCTCGGCGCTGCAATCGTCGGCCGTGCGCTGCAGCTGCTGGCGCCGCCGGGAGACCTGCTGCTCGTACCTGACGAGCCGGCCCATCCCGGCGCCCAACTCCTCGTCCGTACGGGCCTCCAGGTCGGACAGCTCCACCTCCGCGAGCATGTCCGCGGCCAGCGCCCGGTACTCCTCGCCGCGCGGTGTGCCCACTGTCACATGGCGGGCCGACGAGCGGTGCCTGGCGGGCGCGTCCGTCAGGATCTCCGAGAGCCGTTCGACGACCGACGGCTGTCCGGGGCCGACGACCGACAGCCGCCCCGAAGCCGGGGAAGGCGCCCGCTGCTCGCCGCGGCGCGCCAGCTCCGCCCGCAGGATGTCGATACGCCCCTGCAGCAGCCGCCGCACATAGCTGAGATCGGCCTCGTCCCGCTGGGCGTCCCGGCGCAGTGTCCGCAGCTCGGGCAGCCGGAGTACGGCGAGGTCGTGCGGGCGCGGCTCGGCCGACAGCGGGCTGTCGGTGCGCTGCGCCGGCGGCCGGGCCGTCATCCCACCCGTCCGTTCCGCACGTGGGCTCGTACGGGTCAGTGACACGATTCCGGGCGGCTGCCCACTACTCGGTGTGCTCATGTGCCTCTACCGTCCCCTCGACCGGCGCGGTCCACCCCACGGTTGCACCGCAACACACCGCATCGTGCCACCCCAAGTGGCCGCTATGTGACCGAGTGCCCCCGATCGGCCCCAGATGGGGGGTTAGTGACGCCCGGAAATCACGCGAAGGGCCCGCACGACGCCTCATCGGCCCCGCACGGCATGATGGTCCGCATGCGTGCGGTGGTGCAGAGGGTGGACGGCGCGAGCGTCGTCGTGGACGGCGAGACGGTCGGCGAGATCAGCGGTGAGGGGTTGTGCGTACTGGTCGGGGTCACGCACGACGACACCAAGGAGAAGGCGGGCCAACTCGCCCGCAAACTCTGGTCCATTCGCATGCTCGCCGACGAGAAGTCCTGCTCCGACATCGACGCGCCGCTGCTCGTGATCAGCCAGTTCACCCTGTACGGCGACGCGCGCAAGGGCCGTCGGCCCACCTGGAACGCCGCCGCGCCCGGCGATGTGGCCGAGCCCCTCGTCGACGAGGTGGTCGCCCAACTCCGCGCCCTGGGCGCGACGGTGGCGACCGGGCGCTTCGGTGCGCAGATGCGGGTGTCCCTGACGAACGACGGGCCCTTTACGGTGCTGCTGGAGATGTGAGGCGCCCGGTGCCGAGGCTGGGCTCGGGGTGGGTGCGCCTGCCGGCGGCTACGGCTCGACGACGACCTCCTGTGCCGCCGCCGTGGTGTCCGCCACCAGCGCCGCGTCCACCGGCACATTCCGCTTGACCAGTGCCAGGGCGATCGGGCCCAGCTCGTGGTGGCGTACGGAGGTGGTGATGAAGCCGATCTTCCGGCCGTCGGGGCCCTCGTCGGCGAGGCGGAGTTCGGTGCCGTGCGGCGGCAGATGGACCTCGCTGCCGTCGAGGTGCAGGAAGACGAGGCGGCGCGGGGGCTTGCCCAGGTTCTGCACGCGGGCGACGGTCTCCTGGCCGCGGTAGCAGCCCTTCTGGAGGTGCACCGCGCTGCCGATCCAGCCCAGCTCGTGCGGGATGGTGCGGTGGTCGGTCTCGAAGCCGAGGCGCGGGCGGTGGTGCTCGACGCGCAGGGCCTCGTAGGCCAGAAGTCCGGCCGCGGGGCCGTGCTTCTCCGCGTACGACTCCAGGTCCGTACGCGGGAGGAAGAGATCACGCCCGTACGGCGTCTCGCGTACGACGACGCCCTCGGGCACCTCGGCGATGGAACCGGCCGGGAGGTGCACGATGGCGAAGTCGGCCGTGCGGTCGGCGACTTCGACCCGGTAGAAGAACTTCATCGACTCCAGGTAGGCGATCAACGCCTCCTGGGTGCCGGGTTCCGCGTGCATCCACACCGTCTCGCCGTCGTCGACGAGATACAGCGCGTGCTCGATGTGACCGTGCGCGGAGAGGATCAGCGCCTCGGTGGCGCGGCCCGCCGGGAGGTCCGAGACGTGCTGGGTGAGCAGCAGGTGCAGCCAGCTGAGCCGGTCCTCACCGGTGACGGTGACGACACCGCGATGGGACAGGTCCACGAAGCCGGTGCCGTCGGCGAGGGCACGCTGCTCACGGAACAGGTCGCCGTAGTGGGCGGCGACGGCTTCGTCCACGCCCTCGGCGGGAACGGCGCCGGGCAGGGACAGCAGGGGGCTCTTCATATCCACACAGCCTACGACCCAGTAGCTGCC harbors:
- a CDS encoding GNAT family N-acetyltransferase; translation: MAPRDPIDVRPITEPETREWIRALNAGFLRSPEVSERELADRWSYIVPERTLGAFDGARCVATFRSFPQELTTVGGTPVPANAISNVAVTATHRRRGVLSRMMARDLAAAKERGDVVATLIAAEYPIYGRYGFGPATSTTEWTIDVPRAGLDPRWSGPPDGGRIDLVDAEDVRKIGPELHERFRRIQPGAVSRTDRWWQINTGVLRLDSAPWTEPFYAVYRSPAGEIEGLVSYESDDKWGDAKQPLNTADVNWLIAVTPEAERALWQYLCSIDWITRVKTGWRAPDDLLPHVLPDPRAAHVTTQADWLWVRILDVVRALEARTYAGTGTLVLEVTDRDGLSAGRYRLDAGPDGASCASTTLAAELTLDVGELAALWLGDESAVRLVALGRIREEREGAASVADALLRTSRRPWCPDIF
- a CDS encoding asparaginase gives rise to the protein MSVPAISPVLAEVVRSGFVEGRHRGSLVLLAADGSVELALGEVTAPVFPRSSNKPMQAAGVLRAGLDLAGERLALAAASHSGEIFHRDLVHKMLDEHGLSAGQLQCPPDLPLDPAEAETYLAAGAVRDRVTMNCSGKHAAMLAVCALRGWPTESYLDPGHPLQQLIHSVVEEAAGERVAAVGTDGCGAPLMAITLTGLARAFRSFVLAAPGSAERRVADAMRAHPEYVAGTRRPDTWLMREIPGALSKMGAEAVQAIALPDGRALAFKIDDGGGRALGPVLARGLGLLGMDAPVVSRIGRAPLLGGGREVGEVRAAF
- the dtd gene encoding D-aminoacyl-tRNA deacylase; the protein is MRAVVQRVDGASVVVDGETVGEISGEGLCVLVGVTHDDTKEKAGQLARKLWSIRMLADEKSCSDIDAPLLVISQFTLYGDARKGRRPTWNAAAPGDVAEPLVDEVVAQLRALGATVATGRFGAQMRVSLTNDGPFTVLLEM
- a CDS encoding folate-binding protein YgfZ gives rise to the protein MKSPLLSLPGAVPAEGVDEAVAAHYGDLFREQRALADGTGFVDLSHRGVVTVTGEDRLSWLHLLLTQHVSDLPAGRATEALILSAHGHIEHALYLVDDGETVWMHAEPGTQEALIAYLESMKFFYRVEVADRTADFAIVHLPAGSIAEVPEGVVVRETPYGRDLFLPRTDLESYAEKHGPAAGLLAYEALRVEHHRPRLGFETDHRTIPHELGWIGSAVHLQKGCYRGQETVARVQNLGKPPRRLVFLHLDGSEVHLPPHGTELRLADEGPDGRKIGFITTSVRHHELGPIALALVKRNVPVDAALVADTTAAAQEVVVEP